One region of Camelina sativa cultivar DH55 chromosome 6, Cs, whole genome shotgun sequence genomic DNA includes:
- the LOC104698726 gene encoding LOW QUALITY PROTEIN: ABC transporter B family member 18-like (The sequence of the model RefSeq protein was modified relative to this genomic sequence to represent the inferred CDS: inserted 2 bases in 1 codon; deleted 1 base in 1 codon), whose translation NALALLYVACASLVICFLEGYCWTRTGERQAAKMREKYLKAVLRQDVGYFDLHVTSTSDVITSVSSDSLVIQDFISEKLPNFLMNVSAFVASYIVGFILLWRLTIVGFPFIVLLLIPGLMYGRALINISRKIREKYNVAGSIAEQAISSVRTVYAFGSERKMIAKFSNALQGSVKLGLRQGLAKGITIGSNGITYAIWGFMTWYGSRLVMNYGSKGGTVSTVTACVTFGGTSLGQSLSNLKNFSEAFVAGERMIKVIKRIPDIDSDNVEGQILETTRGEVEFNHVKFTYPSRPQTPIFDDFCLRVPSGKTVALVGGSGSGKSTVLSLLQRFYDPVAGEILLDGVPIHKLQVNWLRSQMGLVSQEPVLFATSITENILFSKEDASMDEVVEAAKASNAHSFISQFPDGYKTQVGERGVQLSGGQKQRIAIARALIKSPIILLLDEATSALDSESERVVVQEALDNASVGRTTIVIAHRLSTIRNADIICAVKNGRIIETGSHGELLEKVDGHYTSLIRLQQMENKESDRNINVSVKEGKVTSLSKDLKYSPKEFIHSTSSSIVTDLIPKDNRSRVPLFKRLMAMNRPEWKQALYGCVXVFSAGSMVSVFFLTSHEEMKEKTRIYVLVFVGLALFTFLTNISQHYSFAYMGEYLTKRIREHMLGKILTFEVNWFDKDENSSGAVCSRLANDANVVRSLVGDRMSLLVQTISSVTITCAIGLVISWRFAVVMISVQPLIVVSFYTKRVLLKRMSKHAINAQDESTKLAAEAVSNIRTITAFSSQERIIKLFKRAQEGPRRESVRQSWLAGIMLGTSQSLITGVSALNFWYGGRLVFDGKMVSKAFLELFLIFSSTGRIIAEAGTMTKDLAKGSDAVASVFAVLDRCTTIEPESLDGHVPKKIKGQIRFLNVDFAYPTRPDVIIFKNFSIEIEEGKSTAIVGPSGSGKSTIVSLIERFYDPLKGIVKIDGRDIRSYHLRSLRQHIAFVSQEPTLFGGTIRENIMYGGASNKINESEIMEAAKAANAHDFITLLSDGYDTYCGDRGVQLSGGQKQRIAIARAVLKNPSGLLLDEATSALDSQSERVVQNALERLMVGRTSVVIAHRLSTIQNCDTITVLEKGEVIESGTHSSLLAKGPMGAYFSLATLQRTLR comes from the exons AATGCTCTAGCTTTGCTTTATGTGGCTTGTGCATCTTTGGTGATATGTTTCCTTg aagGATACTGCTGGACAAGAACAGGGGAGAGACAAGCGGCAAAAATGAGGGAGAAGTACTTAAAAGCGGTGTTAAGACAAGATGTGGGTTACTTTGATCTTCATGTCACAAGCACTTCTGATGTTATCACTAGTGTCTCT AGTGACAGCCTCGTCATTCAAGACTTCATCAGTGAAAAG TTACCAAACTTTCTGATGAATGTATCTGCGTTTGTCGCAAGCTACATAGTGGGTTTCATTTTATTGTGGAGACTTACAATAGTAGGCTTTCCATTTATCGTCCTTCTCTTGATCCCTGGACTAATGTATGGCCGAGCCCTCATAAACATCTCGAGGAAGATACGTGAAAAGTACAATGTGGCTGGTTCTATAGCTGAGCAGGCTATCTCGTCGGTTCGAACCGTCTACGCATTTGGTAGTGAAAGGAAGATGATTGCAAAGTTCTCAAATGCACTTCAAGGGTCGGTGAAGCTAGGGTTGAGACAAGGGCTAGCTAAAGGAATCACCATTGGGAGCAATGGTATTACTTATGCTATATGGGGGTTCATGACTTGGTACGGAAGTCGCCTGGTTATGAACTATGGTTCGAAAGGTGGTACTGTCTCCACGGTCACTGCTTGCGTCACGTTCGGCGGCAC ATCCCTTGGTCAAAGTTTGTCGAATCTCAAAAATTTCTCGGAGGCGTTTGTAGCGGGGGAACGAATGATCAAAGTGATAAAAAGAATTCCTGATATAGACTCGGACAACGTGGAAGGCCAGATTTTGGAGACAACTCGAGGAGAAGTCGAGTTCAACCACGTGAAGTTCACATACCCGTCTAGACCCCAAACCCCAATCTTTGATGACTTTTGTCTAAGAGTTCCATCCGGGAAAACTGTCGCTCTGGTAGGCGGAAGCGGATCGGGAAAGTCAACGGTGCTATCACTTTTGCAAAGGTTCTATGACCCGGTCGCTGGAGAGATTCTTCTTGATGGTGTGCCCATTCATAAGTTGCAAGTGAACTGGTTGAGATCACAAATGGGTCTGGTTAGCCAAGAGCCAGTGCTTTTCGCCACATCAATAACAGAAAACATATTATTCAGTAAAGAGGATGCATCCATGGATGAGGTAGTGGAAGCTGCCAAAGCTTCAAATGCTCATAGTTTCATATCTCAGTTCCCCGATGGTTACAAAACTCAG GTTGGGGAAAGAGGAGTACAATTATCGGGAGGCCAGAAGCAGAGGATCGCAATTGCACGAGCTCTAATTAAGTCACCAATAATTCTCCTTCTAGACGAGGCAACAAGCGCATTGGACTCAGAATCCGAAAGGGTAGTAGTCCAAGAAGCCTTAGACAATGCGTCTGTTGGCCGTACAACTATTGTGATTGCCCACCGCCTCTCTACCATTCGTAATGCTGATATTATCTGTGCAGTCAAAAATGGCCGCATTATAGAAACTGGATCACACGGCGAGCTCTTGGAGAAAGTAGATGGTCACTACACTTCTCTAATCCGCTTACAACAAATGGAGAATAAAGAATCAGATCGTAACATCAATGTAAGTGTGAAAGAGGGCAAGGTAACAAGTTTGAGTAAAGACCTGAAGTACAGTCCAAAAGAATTTATTCATAGCACGAGTTCAAGCATTGTTACAGATTTGATTCCAAAGGATAATAGGTCACGTGTGCCATTATTTAAGAGATTGATGGCAATGAATAGACCAGAGTGGAAACAAGCATTATATGGTTGCGT GGTATTTTCTGCAGGATCAATGGTATCAGTGTTTTTCCTAACGAGTCATGAGGAgatgaaggagaaaacaagGATCTATGTGTTAGTATTTGTCGGACTAGCTTTGTTCACTTTCTTGACTAATATTAGTCAGCATTATAGTTTTGCATACATGGGCGAATACCTAACAAAACGTATCCGAGAACATATGCTCGGGAAGATACTAACGTTTGAAGTCAATTGGTTTGACAAAGACGAGAACTCGAGTGGTGCGGTTTGCTCTAGACTAGCAAACGATGCTAATGTG GTGAGATCACTAGTTGGTGATCGGATGTCACTTTTGGTACAAACTATATCATCAGTGACTATCACTTGTGCAATTGGTTTGGTCATCTCTTGGCGATTCGCCGTAGTGATGATTTCAGTGCAGCCACTGATTGTTGTGTCCTTCTACACTAAACGTGTTCTGCTTAAGCGCATGTCGAAACATGCCATCAATGCCCAAGATGAAAGCACTAAACTAGCTGCCGAGGCTGTCTCCAATATTCGAACCATCACAGCTTTCTCCTCACAAGAaagaattattaaattatttaaaagggCACAAGAAGGTCCACGGAGAGAAAGCGTCCGCCAATCATGGTTAGCAGGGATTATGTTAGGGACTTCACAAAGCCTTATAACGGGTGTGTCAGCTTTGAATTTCTGGTATGGTGGTAGACTAGTTTTTGATGGGAAGATGGTGTCAAAAGCATTCTTAgagttatttttgattttttcgaGTACTGGTCGGATTATTGCCGAAGCTGGGACCATGACCAAAGATCTAGCCAAGGGATCAGATGCGGTTGCGTCGGTGTTTGCAGTATTAGATCGATGCACAACCATTGAGCCAGAGAGCCTAGATGGACACGtccccaaaaaaataaagggaCAAATAAGATTTCTCAACGTGGACTTCGCTTACCCAACACGACCTGATGTGATTATATTCAAGAACTTCTCTATTGAGATCGAAGAGGGGAAGTCAACAGCGATCGTAGGTCCAAGCGGGTCAGGTAAATCCACAATAGTTAGCTTGATCGAGCGGTTCTATGACCCGTTAAAGGGTATTGTTAAAATCGATGGTCGTGATATAAGATCGTATCATCTGAGATCACTTCGTCAACATATAGCTTTTGTTAGCCAAGAGCCAACGTTGTTCGGTGGGACAATCCGAGAGAACATCATGTACGGAGGAGCATCTAACAAGATAAACGAATCGGAGATTATGGAGGCGGCAAAGGCAGCCAACGCTCATGATTTTATCACATTGCTATCTGATGGCTATGACACGTACTGCGGGGATAGGGGAGTGCAATTGTCTGGTGGTCAAAAACAGAGAATCGCAATTGCTCGAGCTGTTCTAAAGAACCCATCTGGCTTGCTCCTTGATGAAGCTACGAGCGCTTTGGACAGCCAATCGGAACGTGTGGTACAAAACGCACTTGAGCGTTTGATGGTTGGGAGGACAAGTGTTGTGATTGCACATAGGCTTAGCACAATTCAGAACTGCGACACGATCACTGTTTTAGAGAAAGGGGAAGTTATCGAAAGTGGTACACACTCTTCTTTGTTGGCCAAGGGTCCCATGGGAGCTTATTTCTCATTGGCCACTCTCCAAAGAACTCTACGTTGA